The following nucleotide sequence is from Desulfovibrio aminophilus DSM 12254.
AGAAGGACATCGGAAAAGCAAGAAGGCCGGGGAGGGTTCCTCTCCGGCCTTTTCCTTGGCTGTTCAAGATGCCAGGAATGCCCGGGCGTAGAGCGCGTCGAGCATGGACGCGGGCAGGGCCGAATGCCAATGGCCCAAGGACAGGGCCAGAAGCCAGGCCCCGAACATCACGACGGCCGCGCCGAGGCAGAGCGTCTTCCAGGACACGGGCCGCCCCAGGAAACGGACGTTGAGCGCCCCGCGAGCCGGGCAGTTGGCCACGCACTGGCCGCAACCCAGGCATTCCGACCCACGCATGGCCGTCTTGGAGCGGATGGGAATGGCCGCCGGGCAGTTCCGCTCGCAGGTTCCGCAGCCCACGCAGAGCGAAGGGTCGCGGCGCACCGCCGTGGGTCCGGCCAGGGCCGCCAGGCCGAGCAGCGCGCCGTAGGGACAGAGCCAGCGGCACCAGGCGTTGCGGAAAACCAGCCCCAGCGCGGCCAGCACGGCCAGAACCACCAGCGCGGTCCCGGACGGGTTGCGATAAAAGAGCAACATGCGGGCGTCGGCCGTGATGTTGTAGGGGCTGGTCACGAACGACTCCAGCGAGGCCGCGTCCATGCCGCCGACCTGGACCAGGAAGAAGCCCAGAATCACGAACTTCACCCCGCGCAACGGCGTGTCCAGGATGCGCGCTCCCCGGCGTCCCAGGCCCAGCCGCTGCCCGAGCCGCCCCAGGGCCTCGCTCAGGAAGCCCACCGGGCAGACATGGCCGCAGAAACTCCGGCGCAGGAGCCAGGACGCGGCCAGAACCGCCAGCAGGATGGTCAGCCCGGCCGGGTGCACGAAGTCGTAGCCCTCGCCCAGGGACAGTCGTTTCAGCCCGAGCAGGGCGGCGATGGGCAGAAAGCCCTCGACCACCGGCGGCCGGGCAACCGCCGGACCGGCGAGGCCCGAAACGTGACGGAGATAGAGGAAGAGTTGCAGGCCGCCCGCCAGACAGACGATGGCGAACACGATCCGAACGCTCCGGCGCAGGGCCGCCGGCTTGAGGGGGAAAAGCATGGTCCTCCTTGATCGTCGCGGGCCGGGCCCCGCGCGCGAGGGGACCTTCTACCCTCGCTCCCGACCAGACGCAATCCCGGCCGGGGGGACGGAAAAAGGCCGGAAGCGTCCAGCGCCTCCGGCCCATCTGGTCACGGCGTCAACGGAATCAGACCAGGGCCTTGGCCGCCGTGAGCGCGGCGGCGTAGTCCGGCTCGTTGGCGATCTCGGACACGATCTGGGCGTGGGCCACCACGCCGTCCTTGCCGACCACGAACACGGCCCGGGCCAGGAGCCGCCAGTCGCGGATGAGCACTCCGTAATTCTGGCCGAAGGAGGCCAGCCGGTGGTCCGAGAGAGTTTTCACGGCCGTGACTCCGGCGGCCCCACACCAGCGGGCCTGGGCGAAGGGCAGGTCCATGCTCACGGTCAGAATCTGGATGTCCGCGCCCAGGGACGCGGCCTCCTGGTTGAAGCGGCGCGTCTCCAGGTCGCAGGTGGGGGTGTCCAGGGAAGGCACGGAGCAGAGGATCAGCACCTTGCCCGCGAAGTCCTTGAGGCTCGCCGGGCTCATGTCGTTGGTCACGGCGCTGAAATCGGGAGCCTTGTCGCCGGCCTTGATCTCGTTCCCGGCCAGGGCCAGGGGCATGCCTTTGAAGGTGACGATGCGCTCAGACATGGAAAGGAACCTCCTGATTGGTTGCCCCCAGTATACACATCCCCGGGCCGCGCGGAAGAGGGGAACGCCGCTTTTTCGAAACGCTAGAGTTCCTGGAGCAGACGGCAGACACCAGCCACCAGCTCGCGCGGGGTCGAGGCCCCGGCCGTGACTCCCACCCGGGCGCAACGCCGCAGGTCGTCCAGAGGCAGCTC
It contains:
- a CDS encoding 4Fe-4S binding protein gives rise to the protein MLFPLKPAALRRSVRIVFAIVCLAGGLQLFLYLRHVSGLAGPAVARPPVVEGFLPIAALLGLKRLSLGEGYDFVHPAGLTILLAVLAASWLLRRSFCGHVCPVGFLSEALGRLGQRLGLGRRGARILDTPLRGVKFVILGFFLVQVGGMDAASLESFVTSPYNITADARMLLFYRNPSGTALVVLAVLAALGLVFRNAWCRWLCPYGALLGLAALAGPTAVRRDPSLCVGCGTCERNCPAAIPIRSKTAMRGSECLGCGQCVANCPARGALNVRFLGRPVSWKTLCLGAAVVMFGAWLLALSLGHWHSALPASMLDALYARAFLAS
- the tpx gene encoding thiol peroxidase — encoded protein: MSERIVTFKGMPLALAGNEIKAGDKAPDFSAVTNDMSPASLKDFAGKVLILCSVPSLDTPTCDLETRRFNQEAASLGADIQILTVSMDLPFAQARWCGAAGVTAVKTLSDHRLASFGQNYGVLIRDWRLLARAVFVVGKDGVVAHAQIVSEIANEPDYAAALTAAKALV